Within Lolium rigidum isolate FL_2022 chromosome 5, APGP_CSIRO_Lrig_0.1, whole genome shotgun sequence, the genomic segment ttttgtgtttttgatatagcaaacaagatagcaaataaagtaaagctagcaactaatttttttgtgttttgatataatgcagcaaacaaagtagtaaataaaataaagcaagacaaaaacaaagtaaagagattgagaagtggagactccccttgcggcgtgtcttgatctcccggcaacggcgccggaaatttgcttgatgcgtgtagttgacacgtccgttgggaaccccaagaggaaggtgtgatgcgcacagcggcaagtttcctcgataagaaaccaaggtttaatcgaaccagtaggagtcaagaagcacgttgaaggttgatggcggcgagatgtagtgcggcgcaacaccagagattccggcgccaacgtggaacctgcacaacacaaccaaagtacttggccccaacgaaacggtgaggttgtcaatctcaccggcttgctgtaacaaaggattaaccgtattgtgtggaagatgattgtttgcgagagaaaacaagtaaaacaagtattgcagcagatttgtatttcggtattaaagaatggaccggggtccacgagttcactagaggtgtctctcccataagataaaagcatgttgggtgaacaaattacaatcgggcaattgacaaatagagagggcataacaatgcacatacatgacatgataagtatagtgagatttaattgggcattacgacaaagtacatagaccgccatccaaccgcatctatgcctaaaagtccaccttcgagttatcgtccgaacccctccagtattaagttgctaacaacgagacaattgcattaagtatggtgcgtaatgtaatcaacaactacatcctcggacatagcgccaatgttttatccctagtggcaacaagcacaacacaaccttagaactttccgtcaccgtcccggtgtcaatgcggcatgaacccactatcgagcataaatactccctattggagttaaaagtaaaaacttggccgagcctctactagaaacggagagcatgcaagatcataaacaacacatgtataataacttgataattaacatgacatggtattctctatccatcggatcccgacaaacacaacatatagaattacgagatagatgatcttgatcatgttaggcagctcacaagatccaacaatgaagcacaatgaggagaagacaaccatctagctactgctatggacccatagtccaggggtgaactactcactcatcactccggaggcgaccatggcggtgtagagtcctccgggagatgaatcccctctccggcagggtgccggaggagatctccgaatcccccgagatgggatcggcggcgacggcgtctcggtaaggttttccgtatcgtggttttttcgcatcaggggtttcgcgacggaggctttaagtaggcggaagggcaggtcaaggggcgtcacgaggggcccacactataggtcggcgcggccagggcttgggccgcgccgccctatagtatggccacctcgtggccccacttcgtgtgttcttcggtcttctggaagctccgtggaaaaatagggccctgggttttcgtttcgtccaattccgagaatattttgttactaggatttctgaaaccaaaaacagcagaaaacaggaactggcacttcggcatcttgttaataggttagttccagaaaatgcacgaatatgacataaagtgtgcataaaacatgtaggtatcatcaataatatggcatagaacataagaaattatcgatacgttggagacgtatcaaagagcatgggtggcgcgccctacatgtTTGGGTGCGCCACCTGTACTCTTTTGGGCCTTAGGCCCATCCAGGCCTCCTCCAAAGCTctagggtgcttctcccgatgaaaaagtgacgctccaaaaatctcgGGTCAATtttactccgtataggtctctgaaagtgaaaaatacaaaaaaacatGTTTTTCCTTATTCTGCAGAGTTTTAaattaaataaaggggatcattgataAATCCTCATAAATCAACGTAAACCATGGTACtaatatcatatatgttgcaaatatgtgggaattcaatatgataaaggacaaagttcatatgtgcattttacatgcatcagtataTGATGATCATATAGGTCTTGGGTGATCGTGTTTGTAAAGGTTTTTGTTTTACACACACAAACCCCTTCATTCTTCTCTTAAAAAATAGATGTGTACCAAGTAGGAGAAGGGATGTATTAATCTTCGAGTCGCTGATGTCAGCCTGTCACATTGATTTACATGGTGGCTATAAAGTTTATGTTTAACACAACTGTGTGAGCGCTCGTTGTGCATTGCCACTATTTTCACTAATTTGATCCCATCAACATACACCTAGCTAGTTCACCACCTCTCCCCGCTAACCACTAGCCACTATCGGAGGAAGCCGACGGGCAAAGCCCCGTGGTGTGGACAATGGTCCTCATCTCTTCTCAAGGCGGGATGGTTGCTGGTAGATGATTTTTCATGGGATCAAGGTAACCGTTAGTAGGTAAAGTAGTGGGGTGGATATAGCCGTGGTCTgcttgttgtgatatcaatcgccGGCAGCACAGGAGTTCGGCAATAGGGCGCCGGCCCTGGTACTTTTCTGATGGCATCCTCCATGGTGGTGTGGATGACACAACAActagatctcgagatggtgaaggccTTTCCGTGGCCGGTGGCGGTATGAGACAAACGCTCCACTTCCAGATCGGGTTTGATCCTGCTCACGGGGTGATAAACTACACACGCCATCTCTTCTGCATGCGTCAAGTCAGCTCCGTAGCCAGTGGGGGCTACAAACTGACGTCTCATAAAGCATGCTTATTGTTGTTGGTTTTAAGGTGGAAAGAAAGTGACTGGAGGAGGCAGGGAGGTATGGAATGTCTTTATCTTATGGTATCTTCTACAACCATATCTGGCTAGCAAGGTGTTGTTAGCCCGACAAGTGATCATGTTACATGCGACTTCAACGACGAGTATGCTCACTCTGGTGCAACCACGAGATCTCCAATGTCGATGCGCACCTACGTCGTTCCCTTGCTGAAGGTGGTGGCTCGAAGTTCGGCTTTGGGGACAAAAATCCCGATATCGACATATTTTTGGACTCAGTCATCATCCACACATGTGATGTGATTCCTTATTGAAGTCTTAGTCTAGGAGATGTGTACTTTTCCTTCGTTTCAGTCTTCTGCCATATGGTTAGTGGTTGCCTCATGAAGTTATAATCGCAAGGCATACAACTTCCGATTTTCTTTTCCGGATCAACTTTATTCTGCTGCTGATTTTTAGTACTGTAATAAATTTATATATATGGTTATATACTCAATCGATGTAGAGATCGACAGGAGTTATCCTTCCTTTTAAAGAAAATATCAGCCTATACGGAGTATTTGACTAGTCAGCACTGCGTCAAGATCAACAAAACTCTTTGCATGTTTTAGGAGAGAAGTAACGCTGAATTCATCAGACATGGTGATGAATTATTCTCTACTATAATTTGCGCCAACAGAGTTATTTTATTCTGAATCATGCTCCATATTAAAATTTTATTAGAACATTTCCATCATTAAATTACATTGTCCCAATCAGGTGTTTGGTTTGCAACATTATATTCCTTGGACTATACCCTACAGATGCCTCATTCAAATTCTATGGAGTAGCTAGCAGCCGAGCGTAACATGGTCTAAACTAATTAATAGTAATATCAAATGTACATTTTAGCAGCCGAGCTAGCATGGTCTAAGTTAATTACCACTAATATCAAGGATGATCACATGCCCCTCATAGTGGCCATCCAGGATGTTAACTAGAGCACAAAACAGACTTTATAACTAGAGCACAAAACAGACTTTATAGCAGCCATCAAATCTGAAGCATAATGTACCTTAACCTTCCACCGGGATTTGAAGTCCGTAGCCACACATTGCGTATCTGAATAATAATAATACAACTAACACAATTATGCAACAGTTCGGTCTGTACATCTGTTCGAATGATCTGTATATGACGTTATCTGGCTGTCATACTTCGTAGGTTGTTTATCCATCGGGCATGCTCATGAGATCACAGTTGTGCATTTCCCATGCATATAGAACTATTGATTGCAGATCATGCGCTATCTTTGTGCAACTACAGCAAAGATCCTATCAACGAAGTCATGATCGTCGTGCCGCCAATCAAGATCTGCGAGGCACCTTCCTAAGTCAACCAGAACCAGGTGGCTAGACAAAAACCCATGGAATCACTACATCATGCAAGGCGTGGAGCATTTGACTATAATAGACCGAACCTAATCGTATCTCGAAGAATACATTCCGTCTCAGTACCCTACTATCAAATGTTGTTGGAGGGCTCAATTTCAGTTGCTTAAATAATTGATGGTATCCATGCTTGCAGTGCACACAATACTCCGAAAGCTGTATAGTTGATTCCTAAAAAAATATTACCACATGTACCTCGAGTGCCCAGTAAGATACATATTTGCGTATTTGAAATGCGTGAATTATGAGCTGAAAGGGGTCAAGCCCCACCGCCCCCACGTAATACTAGAGAAACCTTGATTGGGCCACCATAAGTTTTTCGCTTAAAAAAAAAACGTCTCAGGCAAAGGCGGCCGGGTCGCGCCCTCTCCCCGGCCACCACTAGGCCTCCTCTCCTGCTCTCCCATGTCCTGCGCAGTAATAATAAATCTTGAAACAATAAaataaatttaattttttaattacTTTTTAGCCTGAAAACTAAAAGCTAAAAAAACTCATGTTTCCATTTTAAATTCGACGAATCAAAAAATTatccgtagatacattttcatataaaaaagcgTTTTCATTGAAGGCCGTATGCGGAAAGCCATTTTACCGAAACAGGACattattttgcataatatatcaaaatttatgtttgttaatttttcttaaaactagatgacataacacatggccaTCTCCACGGAttttgttttttgaaatttctatcattttcttttatttttttaaaaagggTGATATCGATATAGGGCCTAGTCCTAACGCCCTTTATCTCCCTATCACGGCGGCCCCCCTCCCCTTGCTGACGGGAtttgttgtgccgacggtcactCTCGGCACGCGAAGGACATGTGCCGACGGTGCCGTTGGTGGACTGGTAGGACTAGGTCCTGTGCTGACGGCCCCGATGAAATACCGTCGTTCTGCCCGTCGGCACATGTTTCCCGTAGTGAAAGTATCAAAGATGAATGGAGGAATTTGATTTTTGATGGCACTAACATCCAGCGAATATAATCATTTAATGTGCTGCTGTTTTTCcatttttgttttaaaggcttggGCCTCTATGTTTCCTCCCCCTATACTAgtatgaaaggcaaagcttttgcctcttttcaaaaccaaaaatattttctcacCGGTGTGTTCATTGATTCTAAGGGCGGAGGTGGTGTTTCGCGCATTTTCCAATAGttaagcattgttttttttttaaactcAAATAGGTTGATTGTTGACTCGGCTAATTGGTAAAGAGGCAAATACATTTAGTGTAAAACCAACAatataactatatatatatagaaaattCTTCCGAAGCTAGACTTATGTCAATCTCCTTATAGAAAATTCTTCCGGACACACGTGGTGACTCCTGGTTGGTTTGTTTGTTACTCCTTTCCGTGATTTTAGGGCTGTGAATGCCCCTAAGTTGTTTTTCCATAGAAATTAGCCTGTAGATGTAGCAAAAAGCGTTACTCTTCCTTCCCAATTTGCCTCTACTAATTAAAATTGCACCATAGGCAGAGTGCCTTCATCCGTGGGCGTTGTCTCCATAACAACTTTCAGTGGTGCACTATACGGCTCGGAAGCTCCACGCGCTCAAGCGGGTCACCATCCTCCTCAAGTTGGATATCACGAAAGCCTTCGACACCGTGGATTGGGCCTTCCTCCTCGAGGTTATGGCCAAGTTGGGCTTCCGCCGGAAGTGGATCTCGATGGTCGGGGGGCTACTCAGCTCCGCCTCGACCCGCGTGCTGATGAATGGCGCTTCTGGGGAGCTCATCTACAACCGCCGGGGTCTGCGACAGGGTGACCCTCTCTCCCCTTTGCTCTTCGACACGGTGATGGATGTTCTCCACCTCATGTTTGAGAGGGCGGCGAACGTGGGCCTGCTCACCGAGCTCTCGGCTAGTGGCTTCCGGCATCGCACGCGATGTATGCCGATGATGTGGTTACCTTCATCAGACCCACTGAGGTAGACCTGCGCACCTCCACGCAGATTGTGGAGGACTTTGGGGTGGCATCGGGGCTGCGCACCAATCTGGCCAAGTGCTCGCTCCACCCCATTCGGTGCTCGCTGGAGCAGGTGGCTCGGCTAGTTCTATCCTTGGTTGTGAGGTTGCCTCTTTCCAGTTCAAGTACCTGGGCCTCCCTCTTGGGCTTAGAAAGGTGACGGCAGCCCAGCTGCAGCCGATCGTGGGTAGCGCAGCCAGCAGGCTGCCACCGTGGTGCGCCAAACTCCTCAACTGGGGGGTAGGACCATTCTTGTCCAGAGCATGCTTTCGGCGATCCCAGTGCATACCATGATGTCGCTCGGCATCCCGCCGAAGGTTGTTGAGGCGCTGCGCAAGATTTGTCGGGCCTTCCTTTGGAAAGGGCGGCAGGAGGTCAAGGGCGGTCACTGCTTGGTCGCTTGGGACAAGGTGACCTCCCCGAAGGACCTCGGCGGTCTAGGTATTCCGAACCTCCGCTTGCTTAATCTTGCTCTCCGCTGCCGGTGGGCCTGGCTACAGAAGGTGGACCCCTCTAAGGCCTGGGTGAAGTTTAACATTCAGCTCCCCAGCCTCTGCACCGCTATCTTCGATGCGGCCACCTGTTATGTTCTGGGCAATGGCGATTGGGCTCGGTTCTGGTCCGATCGGTGGCTAGATGGTTTGAGAGTGGCGGAGATTGCACCAAATGTGGCCAAGATGGTCTCGCGTAGGAGGGTCACCGCTTGCTCGGTGAGAGAGGGCCTAGTTAGCCAATGGCTGAGGGACTGTGGGCCGGACATGGATGAGGCAGCCCTCCTGGAGTTCTTCATGTTGTGGAAGAGGCTGGCGAACGTCCAGCTGGTCCCGGAACAGGAGGACGTGCTGATGTGGAAGTGGTCGACTGATGGAATTTACTCCGCCAAGTTGGCGTAAAGAGCTTTCTTTGCGGGCCAGGTGAGGGCCTCCGTCTCAGAGGAGATCTGGCGGTCTAGGGCGCCGTACAGTTGCAAGTTCTTCGCATGGAGTTCTTCGCATGGCTGGCCTCGAAGAACCGTTGTTGGACGGCGGATAGGCTTCGACGTTGTGGCTTGTTGTGTCCGTCGGCCTGCCCGCTTTGCGATCAGGAGCCGGAGACCTTGCAGCACTTGCTGCTAGGTTGCGTGGTGGCGCGGGAGACCTAGGCATGGGCTATTAGGTGTTGGGGCAAGGAGGAGTGGCTCCCGGGCCCAGACACCGATCTGCTGGAGTGGTTGACGTCCCGGGCTTGTCCAACAGCTCACAAACGGGACATGTGGACTGCCATCATCCTGGTCTTTTGGTGCATTTGGAGGCACAGGAACGACGTGGTCTTCAACGGAGCGGTGGCTTCGCATGGCGCCATCGGATACAAAGTGCAGGAGGAGTTCGAGCGGTGGCGCCTAGCCAAACTTTTCCGTGGcactttctttgttttttctTGATCCGGCCGTTGTACCGTGGCAGCACTTAGAGTAGACGTGTGTTTGGGGAGTTGCCCCCTATGGTAGCGCAAACTTTGTCATCTTGGCACCCTTCTATATGATTGATGCACCTttccagggtgtattctcgaagAAAAAAAATTACACCATAGTGTGTTAATAGTCAGGAGAAATTTCATGGCtgggagaaccaacctgaggttgggtggttaggagggtggttgtacccccagcccatcagagttcaaatcccaggtttgacatctgcgtgtctcacatctgtgtgtctcattaaggcggaatattcattcagtgggaggcgacgttcccgtcgacagcgaggcgccagtggtgacttcatcaatttcaagatccccaccggctcagtctttcggaggtgctcataggggtagggtgtgcgtgtgtgcgttcataggggtgagtgtatactCGTGTATTTGAGCgtgtgcgttgtactgtgtttctcaacaaaaaaaatcatGGCTGGATGGAGTAGTCCGCTCTCCTTAGCAGCCATAAGTTCCTAAACAATGCAACCCGATCACACGGTGAGCTTGCCAGTGATTAATCAACACAAAAATAAGGTCTGAAATGGCATTAGCATCCAACCAAATCTCACCAACGTGACCAAAAGTCTACGAGCAGCTAAACATTGCGTGTACttgtcaaaaaaaaatctaatttAATAGTTGCCCTATCTGTCAGAGCTGTCTTGAAGTCCATGCACCGCACTACATGATCAGTGCTAGTCAACTCGTACACACAACGCCGCCACCTCGCTATAAGTAGCAAGCAAATCTTACACTTGGTGCTGTACCTACCAATCTTCCAACAAAGATCGAAGAAATGGCCGACGGCAAGGGGGCTGCGGCTGTGATGTGCACGCCGGCGTTCGCCTCGCGGGTTATGCGGAGCCGGTGGTACGTGGTGTTCGCGTCGATGGTTGTGATGGCGGCGTCGGGGTCGACGTACATCTTCGCGCTCTACTCCAAGGAGCTCCGGTCGACGCTGGGGTACAACCAGCAGACGCTCAACACCCTGAGCTTCTTCAAGGACCTCGGCACCAACGTCGGCGTGGTCTCCGGGCTGGTGCAGCAGGTGGCGCCGACGTGGGCCGTTCTGCTCATCGGCGCCGGCATGAATCTGGCGGGGTACCTCATGGTGTACCTCGCGCTGACGGAGCGCACGGCGGCGCCACCCGTGTGGCTCATGTCCATCTACATGTGCGTGGGCGCCAACGCGCTCACCTTTTCCAACACCGGCGCGCTCGTCTCCTGCGTCAAGAACTCCCCGGAGAGCCGCGGCATCGTCATCGGCCTGCTCAAGGGCTTCGTCGGGCTCAGCGGCGCCATCTACACGCAGCTCTACCTCGCCATCTACGGCGACGACGCCAAGTCGTTGGTCCTCCTCATCGCGTGGCTTCCGGCCGCCGTGTACATCTTCTTCGTGCACACCATCCGCGTCCTGCCATACCGTCGCCGCGCCGAAGGCGACGAGCCTAACACCAAGCCCTTCTTCTGCTTCCTCTACATCTCCATCGCGCTCGCCACCTACCTCCTCGTCATGATCGTGGTGCAGAAGCAGGTGCCCACCTTCTCCCACGCCGCGTACGCCGTCGGCGCcaccgtgctcctcctcatcctcttcctcccccTCGGCGTGGTCATCAAGGAGGAGTACCAGGCCGTGTCACAGCTCGAGGAGTCCCTTCAGCATCCGCCGGCCATCGCCGTCGaagaaccaaaaacaagcagcgcGAAAGACGACGACGATCACGACGAGACGAAGCCGTCATTTGGCTTCGGCTGCTTCACAAGCATGTTCAAGCCGCCGGCGCTGGGGGAGGACTTCTCCATCATGCAGGCGCTGGTGAGCGTGGAGATGCTGGTGCTGTTCGTGGTGTCGGTGTTCGGCATCGGCGGTACGCTGACAGCGATCGACAACATGGCGCAGATCGGGCAGTCGCTGGGTTACCCGGCCAAGAGCATCAACACCTTCGTCTCCCTCATCAGCATCTGGAACTACGCCGGCCGCGTGGGCGCCGGCTACATGTCGGAGTTCTTCCTCGCACGGTACAGGTTCCCGCGGCCTCTGGCGCTGACGGTGGTGCTCCTCGTCTCCTGCGTCGGCCACCTCTTCATCGCCTTCGGCGTGCCGCAGTCTCTCTACGCCGCGTCGGTGATCATCGGCTTCTGCTTCGGCGCGCAGTGGCCGCTGCTCTTCTCCATCATCTCCGAAGTGTTCGGGCTCAAGTACTACTCCACGCTCTTCAACTTCGGCTCCGCGGCGAGCCCCATCGGCGCGTACGTGCTCAACGTGCGCATCGCCGGCCGCATGTACGACGCGGAGGCCGCCAGGCAGCACGGCGGCGTGGCCGCCGTTGGGGACAAGGTCTGCAAGGGGGTGCAGTGCTTCAAGCACgcgttcctcatcatcactggggTGACGCTCGCCGGCGTGCTCGTGTCGCTGGTGTTGGTGTGGAGGACGAGGAACTTCTACAAGGGGGACATCTACGCCAGGTTCAAGGTGGCACCGGCCACGGTGGTGGACGGGAGCAACGACGGCCGGGAGATGGGAGGGAGTAGAGATGGGGAGGAAGTAAAGAAGGGGAAGAACAAGAAACAGGAAGTTAATGAGGAGGAGATTCAATGATAACTAGTACTAACTCATAATTGTAGTGTTATCTGTGATCTAAGCAAATGTTTAGAGAGGATGGAGAGTGGATGAATATGGTCATCTGTAGTACTCCTTGTAGTTGTGGATGAATATGGTTAATCTGTAGTACGGCTTGTGGatgtttctgttgttttttgcgaACACGCAAAATTGCATTAGAAGAAGGATGTGACTGATCCTCAATGATTGAGAATTAACATCATTTTCAGTTAAATAATATCATCGAATTTTATATGAGTTACAACTGTATAAATTACGAAGAAAATCTAACTGTTCGGATAAATATTTTTAGTTGCATCTCGAGTTTCAACTGGAAATATCTCTGTTACAACTCCACTAAGgccggtgccaacgcgggcggcagcgccggtggtaccgcccgcccggaggcgagagcggggcgagaggcaGGCGAGACGACAGCgcggggcggtggatccaccgcccggcggtagcgccctcTACCGCCCGGCTTCCGCCCGCGCTGGCGCCAAGAGGGGGGCGAGAGGGGGGCGAGAGGAGGGCGAGAGCGAGGCGGTGCGCTGGCGGGTCGGGGCGAGAgcgggggcgagagggagggggcgatctgattcgtccacatGGAGTGAGAGTGGGgtaagagtggggtgagagtggggtgagagtaggatgaaataacttaatctgaaaaagaaatggtgatgtggagaaGAGAGAAATGAGAGCTGGTACTATAGCCCGTACACTGGCACCGTAGGATAAGAGTGTGGTGAGCGTGAGGTGAGAGTGAAGGTAAAAGCTGACCTGACGGGTGAGAGtagggtgatgcattggcaccagccaaaCCAACATTGTATGCCAGAGCGCGCAACTCCAGGACCTGCAGAGCATCTTTGCTTCTCTCCCTCCTCGGCCGAATCAATGCATCTCCGACCTCTGCAGGCGCGTCAGCTCGCCATCCCGCGTCGGCTTCAATGCCGGCAGCTCAGCCTACGCCGCCCATGCCTCTGCCGCCCCCGGTGCGCAGCATCAGTGCCATTGCTGTCGCTGACGACGCCCAGCGGCAGGCCGAGACGCAAGTTTCACGGGAATGGATCGAGGTTCTGGGGAGGTGCGCGCGGAAGGCGCCCATCCACCTTGCCATCTCCGGACTCCGCCGTCAGTGCGCAGGCCCCAGCGACCACCGTCCCCGCTCCGACGACCAAGTTTCACACGAAATCAGGAATAGATCGAGGTTCTAGCCACGAAATTTTTTGGCGGGAGCGGCTCGCACAGGCCGTGAAGCAGCACGGTTCTCCTGGATACTTTTGGTTCAGCTGTTCACAAGTATACTGTTCATTTGGAGGCTTGAGGCCTCTCTATGTACTGAGCTACCTAGCTGCCtcaggcgtccgtttgcgtcgcgctgcggacgctaaaatgacagTTTTTgtccgtgcgtccgtttgcgtctcggggctgctccagcggggcgacgcatttatttttttccttttttttcctcttctccatttaaacatagtttcaaatattacattttgaaacatgattttacacaaactaacacatagtttggaacatggtttacacaaactaacacatagtttgaaccatgatcgacacaaatataatttttttttaaagaagccagttgtgttgatttccgtatgttcgctgccaagaaagaacattcgagggcacacccaaactggaaaatccagcgggaggagacggtGCCCTTTTTGGTTCTACCAAGGAAGAACAGACAGAGACCTCCACTATTGGCTTCGTCTGGCCTATAGCCAGATtccctgcaaagaaagaacactcgaagttctaactatcgatgtccgagccggattcgccggtgtggtagtgcctgcggcaggctgtgtcgtcgaacaccttgacgatcatctcgccgtccctctcgtaaaggaaggtgagctggcagtcgGGCTCGAGcgggaggtcacgggcgaacttgtcccaccccgtgtgcaggtacatcttgccctgcccgtcgaacaggacctccacggtccagcggcagaagttgcagctggcctcccgtagctgcaactgcgccggctcgacgccgtcgacgaactccacgaacttgtccgggagccgcttgatgccgagtgggtcgtcgtcgatgcggtggaggaactcgaagcaacggtcctcctgcgaggacgaggagggcgcaggcgacggcgagcgtggggccgtagctgttccaccacggcggcccctgccccggtcacgggggcgcccagggccgcggcctcgaccgcctcgccggccaccaggaccggccatggactaccTCGCGGGCCTggatgcgtcgcaggaacacctaggcggcgctacggtcgagctttttgtggtggctagggtttctttggaggagtggatgaggaagaagaacgcgcaccctctttatataggcaggaggcatgcggtggccgcgggacgtgtggcgtcgccattaacgtggttggcggaggtgggcggccgctcggcagccgaggcatcgcaattaacgtggcgcagagtgccgaagcgacg encodes:
- the LOC124654133 gene encoding uncharacterized protein LOC124654133 produces the protein MADGKGAAAVMCTPAFASRVMRSRWYVVFASMVVMAASGSTYIFALYSKELRSTLGYNQQTLNTLSFFKDLGTNVGVVSGLVQQVAPTWAVLLIGAGMNLAGYLMVYLALTERTAAPPVWLMSIYMCVGANALTFSNTGALVSCVKNSPESRGIVIGLLKGFVGLSGAIYTQLYLAIYGDDAKSLVLLIAWLPAAVYIFFVHTIRVLPYRRRAEGDEPNTKPFFCFLYISIALATYLLVMIVVQKQVPTFSHAAYAVGATVLLLILFLPLGVVIKEEYQAVSQLEESLQHPPAIAVEEPKTSSAKDDDDHDETKPSFGFGCFTSMFKPPALGEDFSIMQALVSVEMLVLFVVSVFGIGGTLTAIDNMAQIGQSLGYPAKSINTFVSLISIWNYAGRVGAGYMSEFFLARYRFPRPLALTVVLLVSCVGHLFIAFGVPQSLYAASVIIGFCFGAQWPLLFSIISEVFGLKYYSTLFNFGSAASPIGAYVLNVRIAGRMYDAEAARQHGGVAAVGDKVCKGVQCFKHAFLIITGVTLAGVLVSLVLVWRTRNFYKGDIYARFKVAPATVVDGSNDGREMGGSRDGEEVKKGKNKKQEVNEEEIQ